A window of Callospermophilus lateralis isolate mCalLat2 chromosome 13, mCalLat2.hap1, whole genome shotgun sequence contains these coding sequences:
- the Fam177b gene encoding protein FAM177B: protein MKKDDFQQLEREKSESSKKTTPKRIIHFVDGDTLEEYSTEEEEEEKDGQRMNSTLDPSELSWGPYLWFWAGRIASSSFSTCEFLGGRFAVFFGLTQPKYQYVLNEYHRIQYKESNKEREENGSKAQAAKSSNEKCHLKTGVPEYGTRQQDLAKAIPQQGTSSREDLAADSSS, encoded by the exons ATGAAGAAAGACGATTTCCAGCAATTAGAACGAGAGAAGAGTGAATCTTCCAAGAAGACTACTCCCAAAAGGATTATCCATTTTGTTGATGGAGACACCTTAGAAGAATATAgcacagaggaggaggaggaagaaaaagatGGACAGAGAATGAATTCAACACTTGACCCT tCTGAACTCTCATGGGGGCCCTACCTGTGGTTTTGGGCAGGACGAATAGCAAGCAGCTCATTTTCTA CTTGTGAATTCCTTGGTGGAAGATTTGCTGTCTTCTTTGGTCTTACTCAACCCAAATATCAATATGTGTTAAATGAGTATCACAGAATACAATATAAG GAAAGTAACAAAGAAAGGGAAGAGAATGGATCAAAGGCCCAGGCAGCTAAGTCTTCTAATGAAAAGTGTCACCTGAAGACTGGAGTCCCTGAATATGGGACCAGACAACAGGACCTGGCAAAGGCCATTCCTCAGCAGGGCACCTCATCCAGGGAGGACTTGGCGGCAGATTCCAGCTCATGA